A region of the Chrysiogenia bacterium genome:
AGTGCTGGGGCCCCTGGGGCTCGGTTTTACCTGGGAAGAATACACCGCCAAGTCGATCGCCCTTCACGACGTAGGCTGCATACGCGCCGTGGCCGATGAGCGCGGCAAGGCGCTCTCCGACAGCGAGTTCGCGCGCCTTGTTGCACGGAAGGC
Encoded here:
- a CDS encoding HAD family phosphatase; the protein is MQIQAFIFDFDGVLVDSERVHWRLYQEVLGPLGLGFTWEEYTAKSIALHDVGCIRAVADERGKALSDSEFARLVARKA